From Frankiales bacterium, a single genomic window includes:
- a CDS encoding Fe-S cluster assembly protein HesB: MTNTASQPSLRLCFDPDGDALLSRDPFALLIGMLLDQQMPMERAFLGPWKLAQRMGTPQRLDVAAIAAYDPEAFAALVATPPAVHRFPGSMAGRIQGVARHVVVEYAGDASAIWRAVPTGQALYERLVAIPGYGDQKSRILLALLGKQLGVRPRGWREAAGAYGEAGSTRSVADVVDSGSLSAVRAFKKEQKAALAR, from the coding sequence GTGACGAACACCGCCTCGCAGCCGTCCCTGCGGCTGTGCTTCGACCCCGACGGTGACGCGCTGCTGTCCCGCGACCCGTTCGCCCTGCTGATCGGCATGCTGCTCGACCAGCAGATGCCGATGGAGCGCGCCTTCCTCGGCCCGTGGAAGCTCGCGCAGCGGATGGGGACGCCGCAGCGGCTCGACGTCGCGGCGATCGCCGCGTACGACCCCGAGGCGTTCGCGGCGCTGGTCGCCACCCCGCCGGCGGTGCACCGGTTCCCCGGCTCGATGGCCGGCCGGATCCAGGGCGTGGCCCGGCACGTCGTCGTGGAGTACGCCGGCGACGCCTCGGCCATCTGGCGCGCGGTGCCGACCGGCCAGGCGCTCTACGAGCGGCTGGTGGCGATCCCGGGTTACGGCGACCAGAAGTCGCGCATCCTGCTCGCGCTGCTCGGCAAGCAGCTCGGCGTCCGGCCGCGGGGCTGGCGCGAGGCCGCCGGTGCCTACGGCGAGGCCGGTTCCACCCGCTCCGTCGCGGACGTGGTCGACTCGGGAAGCCTTTCGGCCGTCCGAGCGTTCAAGAAGGAGCAGAAGGCCGCTCTCGCGCGCTGA
- a CDS encoding universal stress protein, whose product MGEIGSPIVVGYVETPEGRAALDRAIAEAEQRGARLIVINSHRGGASLDRDTAVELDENLDEVHQLLHETSIDHEVRQLVRGVDPADDLVAVAEEVDADLIVIGLRKRSPVGKLILGSNAQQVLLEASCPVLAVKA is encoded by the coding sequence ATGGGAGAGATCGGCAGCCCGATCGTCGTCGGTTACGTCGAGACCCCGGAGGGACGGGCCGCGCTCGACCGCGCCATCGCCGAGGCGGAGCAGCGCGGAGCGCGGCTCATCGTCATCAACTCCCACCGCGGCGGGGCGAGCCTCGACCGCGACACCGCCGTCGAGCTCGACGAGAACCTCGACGAGGTGCACCAGCTCCTGCACGAGACCTCGATCGACCACGAGGTGCGCCAGCTCGTCCGCGGCGTGGACCCGGCCGACGACCTCGTCGCCGTCGCCGAGGAGGTCGACGCCGACCTCATCGTGATCGGCCTGCGCAAGCGCAGCCCCGTGGGCAAGCTCATCCTGGGCAGCAACGCCCAGCAGGTGCTGCTCGAGGCCTCCTGCCCGGTGCTCGCGGTCAAGGCCTGA